A window of the Salarias fasciatus chromosome 7, fSalaFa1.1, whole genome shotgun sequence genome harbors these coding sequences:
- the LOC115391780 gene encoding protein fem-1 homolog B-like produces MESLAGYVYKAASEGRVLTLAALLLNHSEAETRYLLSYVTQLAGQRSTPLIIAARNGHDKVVRLLLDHYRVDTEQTGTVRFDGYVIDGATALWCAAGAGHFEVVRLLVSHHANVNHTTITNSTPLRAACFDGRLDIVRYLVEHRADISITNKFNNTCLMIAAYKGHADVVRFLLEQGAYPNAKAHCGATALHFAAEAGHLEIVKELMCRQAAMVVNGHGMTPLKVAAESCKADVVELLLAHADCDARSRIEALELLGASFANDRENYDIQKTFQYLHMAMAERHRDPDAVIAKELPPPVEAYGGRGECRTPRELEAIRADRDALHMEGLMIRERILGSDNIDVSHPIIYRGAVYADNMEFEQCIKLWLHALRLRQKGNRNTHKDLLRFAQVFSQMVHLKEPVSARAVEQVLGCSVLEIRRSVARVDAAGEAELPQALDNYESNIFTFLYLACISTKTACGDKERAAINKHVYDLIQLDPRSRDGCSLLHLAISSATPVDDFHTNDVCSFPNAQVTKLLLDCGARVNAVDHEGNTPLHVIVQYNRPISDFLTLHAIIISLVEAGAHTDMTNKQKKTPLDKSTTGVSEILLKTQMKMSLKCLAARAVRQHQITYRNQIPKTLEEFVEFH; encoded by the exons ATGGAGTCTCTGGCCGGCTACGTGTACAAGGCGGCCAGCGAGGGCCGAGTCCTGACCCTGGCCGCCCTGCTGCTCAACCACTCCGAGGCGGAGACCCGCTACCTGCTCAGCTACGTGACCCAGCTGGCCGGCCAGAGGTCCACCCCGCTCATCATCGCGGCGCGGAACGGACACGACAAGGTGGTCCGGCTGCTCCTGGACCACTACCGGGTGGACACCGAGCAGACGGGCACGGTCCGGTTCGATGG GTACGTCATCGACGGGGCCACGGCGCTGTGGTGCGCGGCCGGAGCCGGACACTTCGAGGTGGTGCGCCTCCTGGTGAGCCACCACGCCAATGTCAACCACACCACCATCACCAACTCCACCCCGCTGCGGGCCGCCTGCTTCGACGGGCGCCTGGACATCGTGCGCTACCTGGTGGAGCACCGGGCCGACATCAGCATCACCAACAAGTTCAACAACACCTGCCTGATGATCGCCGCCTACAAGGGCCACGCGGACGTGGTCCGGTTCCTGCTGGAGCAGGGCGCCTACCCCAACGCCAAGGCGCACTGCGGCGCCACCGCGCTGCACTTCGCGGCCGAGGCCGGCCACCTGGAGATCGTCAAGGAGCTGATGTGCCGCCAGGCGGCCATGGTGGTGAACGGACACGGCATGACGCCGCTCAAGGTGGCGGCCGAGAGCTGCAAGGCCGacgtggtggagctgctgctggcgcaCGCCGACTGCGACGCCCGCAGCCGCATCGAGgccctggagctgctgggcgCCTCCTTCGCCAACGACCGGGAGAACTACGACATCCAGAAGACGTTCCAGTACCTGCACATGGCCATGGCGGAGCGCCACCGCGACCCGGACGCCGTCATCGCCAAGGAGCTGCCGCCCCCCGTGGAGGCGTACGGCGGGCGCGGCGAGTGCCGGACGCCGCGGGAGCTGGAGGCCATCCGGGCCGACCGGGACGCCCTGCACATGGAGGGCCTGATGATCCGCGAGCGCATCCTGGGCTCGGACAACATCGACGTGTCGCACCCCATCATCTACCGCGGCGCCGTGTACGCCGACAACATGGAGTTCGAGCAGTGCATCAAGCTGTGGCTGCACGCGCTGCGCCTGCGGCAGAAGGGCAACCGCAACACGCACAAGGACCTGCTGCGCTTCGCCCAGGTCTTCTCGCAGATGGTGCACCTGAAGGAGCCGGTGTCGGCGCGCGCCGTGGAGCAGGTGCTGGGCTGCAGCGTGCTGGAGATCCGGCGCAGCGTGGCGCGGGTGGACGCCGCCGGCGAGGCCGAGCTGCCGCAGGCGCTGGACAACTACGAGTCCAACATCTTCACCTTCCTCTACCTGGCCTGCATCTCCACCAAGACCGCCTGCGGCGACAAGGAGCGCGCCGCCATCAACAAGCACGTGTACGACCTGATCCAGCTGGACCCGCGCTCGCGCGACGGCTGCTCGCTGCTGCACCTGGCCATCAGCTCCGCCACGCCCGTCGACGACTTCCACACCAACGACGTGTGCAGCTTCCCCAACGCGCAGGTCaccaagctgctgctggactgcgGCGCCCGGGTCAACGCCGTGGACCACGAGGGCAACACGCCGCTGCACGTCATCGTGCAGTACAACCGGCCCATCAGCGACTTCCTCACGCTGCACGCCATCATCATCAGCCTGGTGGAGGCCGGCGCGCACACCGACATGACCAACAAGCAGAAGAAGACGCCGCTGGACAAGAGCACCACGGGCGTGTCGGAGATCCTGCTCAAGACGCAGATGAAGATGAGCCTGAAGTGCCTGGCGGCGCGCGCCGTGCGCCAGCACCAGATCACCTACCGCAACCAGATCCCCAAGACTCTGGAGGAGTTCGTGGAGTTCCACTGA